One region of Alosa alosa isolate M-15738 ecotype Scorff River chromosome 1, AALO_Geno_1.1, whole genome shotgun sequence genomic DNA includes:
- the LOC125295241 gene encoding CD48 antigen-like, translating to MSYSPAKNHLKISFLEGRVEFNNETFSLEVKNLQKNDSGTYRGQIISISEGDVLINYELSVLDPVEAPVMSVVSNWSSSDSCDVTVICRGRDLSLTSTCNSSSCSPKEGASTDSTLTLSVRGGVVLCNYSNPISWKHATLRIKPLCSSDAKTPSITIVVVIAIVFVASIAIYVYQQRSRGGETGTATGPTQTEYAEDTVCRLFPSLIFSRSHI from the exons ATGAGCTACTCTCCTGCTAAGAACCATTTGAAAATATCCTTTCTTGAAGGCAGAGTGGAGTTCAATAATGAGACCTTCTCTCTGGAGGTGAAGAATTTGCAGAAGAATGACAGTGGAACCTACAGAGGACAGATAATAAGCATTTCAGAGGGGGACGTTCTGATTAATTACGAGCTCTCTGTTCTGG aTCCAGTGGAGGCCCCTGTCATGTCTGTTGTCTCTAACTGGTCCAGCAGTGACTCCTGTGATGTGACAGTGATCTGTAGAGGTCGTGACCTCTCTCTGACCTCCACCTGTAACAGCAGCAGCTGCTCTCCAAAGGAAGGAGCCTCCACTGACTCCACCCTCACCCTCTCAGTCAGAGGAGGTGTTGTCCTCTGTAACTATAGCAACCCAATCAGCTGGAAACATGCTACCTTGCGAATTAAACCTCTGTGTTCAAGTGATGCAA AAACTCCCTCCATAACAATTGTGGTAGTTATTGCAATTGTCTTTGTTGCCAGcattgcaatatatgtgtaTCAACAAAGGAGCCGAGGTGGTGAAACAGGAACAGCAACAG GTCCAACTCAAACCGAATATGCTGAGGATACGGTGTGCAGgctatttccctctctcatcttctcacgGTCACATATATAA